Within Sulfurimonas sp. hsl 1-7, the genomic segment ATCTCTGCACGTCTTTGTTTCGCTTGGGCATCATCGATGAGTCCTGCATTAAGATCCGCATCGACTGCCATCTGTTTACCCGGCATAGAATCTAACACGAAACGAGCTGCAACCTCTGCAACCCTTGTAGAACCTTTTGTAACAACCATAAAGTTGATAATAACCAAGATTGCAAATACGATGATTCCGATTACATAGTTTCCACCCACAACAAAGTTACCGAAACTGGTGATAATATCACTTACCGCTTCAGGACCTTCATACCCATGACTTAAAATCATCCTCGTAGTCGCAATATTTAGTGCCAATCTAAAAAGGGTTAGAATAAGTATGAGCGTAGGAAATGTTGTTAGATCGGTCGGTTTGGGTATATAGAGTGAAATGAGAAGGATTAAAACTGCCATAGCCATCGATACCGTTAAGAAAAGATCTAAAACTGATGATGGAAGAGGTACGATAATAATGGCTAAAATTGCCATAACAAATATAACTACACTGAGATCTTTTTGTCCAAGTAGAAAATTTAAGCTGGTGCCGACTTGTTGTTTTAGTGTTAACTTCTTTTTAGCCAATGTAACTCATCTTATTATTTTTAATCTTTTAATATATCTGCAAGAGTCAGATTTTTTAAAAAATCATCTATCTTTATTTGCAGTTTATTTAAAAATGGCCAAATAGAACAGACATCAGCTCGATCGGATGGACAATCTTTTTCAGATGGGGAACAGTCAAATACTGCAGGTGCTTTGCTTTCAACATTTGAAAGGACATCTAACATATTGATCTCTTGAGGATCTTTATTGAGTGAGAATCCACCGTTTACACCTTTATACGATTTCAGTATTCCGGCTTTTGCAAGTGATTGAAGTATTTTAGCTAAGAAACTTTTTGATATAGCCAACTCTCGCGAGAGAGATTCACTATCCATAGGCTCTTTTGCTGATGATAAAACTATTAACGAAAGTATTGCATATTCACTTGCTTTTGTAATTAACATCTCTATATTCTTTATAACTATTATTTTGATGAATATTATAGCTAAAAACCCTTAATGGTAATATAAATAAAAATAAAGAAAAATTTGGATATAATTGCGCTTCAACTTTTCTGCAATTGCATTTGAGTTAGATTATTATACCTATCAGGAGGCTATTATGGCTTTAGATTCGGCTAAAAAAGCAGAGATTATTGCAAAATACGGACGTAATGAAAACGACACTGGTTCAAGTGAAGTTCAAATTGCACTTTTAACTACTAGAATTGCGGAATTAACTGAGCACTTAAAAGTGTTCAAAAAAGATCACGCATCTCGTCTTGGACTACTAAAATTAGTTGGTCAACGTCGTCGTCTTATGAAATACTTCAAAAGAACGAACAAAGATGGTTACCAAGCACTTGTAGAGTCTTTAGGAATCCGTGATAACATCTAATTAAACTTCTTAGCTTTATCCACCTCTTTTGAGATGGATAAGGTTTTGTTTCTTTCCCACTTTTATAAATCCTTTTTTTTTCAATCCAAAAATTTTTTGAAACTATTTTTACAATATTCTTATTTTTACTTTTCTATTCTGTTATCACTGTGTTAGGATAATATGGTATATTATTTCCTAATTAAAAAAATGAGGATATTTTATGAATGATTTTACATATTACAACCCGACTAAGATAGAGTTTGGTAAGGGTAAAGAGAAAAAGATAGGAACTTATATAAAAGAAGCAGGATATGATAGCGTTTTGCTTGTATATGGAACAGGAAGCATAAAAAAAGGTACGCTGTATGATGATACTATTGCTTCACTTAAAGAAGCAGGAGTTACATTTGAGGAGTTTGGCGGCATAGTTAGTAATCCAGTTCTTAGCAAAGTACAAGAAGGGGTGAAAATAGCCAAAGAGAAAAAAGTTCAAGCTGTCCTTGGTGTTGGCGGGGGTTCTGTCGCAGACTCTGTTAAAGCTATTGCCGCAGGTGCAAAATATGATGGAGATGTTTGGGACTTTTTTATTCAAAAAGCACAGATCACAGAAGCTCTTCCTGTATTTACCGTGATGACGCTTGCCGCAACTGCGAGTGAAATGAATGGAAACTCGGTTATTACCAAGGAAGATACACAACAAAAATATTCAATTTCATCTGTACTTGTAAATCCGGTAGTCTCGGTTATTAATCCTGAATTGATGGCAACGGTCAGTAAAGATTATCTTGCATATTCAGCGGTAGATGCAATTGCCCATACTATAGAGGTTTATTTTACTGCCACGTCTCATCCAAACTTCAACTCTAGAATTGTAGAAGCTATCATTAAAACTATTATGGAAACAACGGAAATCTTAATTGAGAATCCTAATGATTATGAGGCTAGAGGTGAGTTCGCATGGGCAGCAACACAGGCACTAAACGGTCTGACTCCGGCAGGAACACATGGCGGAAACTTTCCAAATCATATGATCGAGCATGCTCTTTCTGCTCTTTATAATGTACCTCACGGTGCAGGACTCTCAGTTGTTATTCCTGCATGGATGAAATGGTATAAAGAAAAAAATATTTCTCAGTTTGAACGTTTTGCAAAAGAGGTTTTTGATCTTAAAGATGCAGATGCGGGAATAACTGCACTTGAATCGTGGTTTGAGAAGATAGGTTCACCCGTTACATTAAAGCAAGCGGGGATACCTGAAGAGGGGATAGCTGAGATTGCTGATAATGCTGCAGAGTTAGCTGCACTTTGGGGAATAGGGGAACTCTATAACAGTGAAACGATCGCAGAGATTCTCAAAAAAGCATAAAAAAAGGTGCAATATTAGTGGTATTTGTACCACTTGCACCGTTTTTTATTTTTTATAGCATATATGTTATATGTAAATTTTCGTCCACAATCTTGACACTCAAAAGTAGCACGATTTTTTGCTTTGTTATATTTTACAAATAAAAAATTTCCTAGTTGATCGCCCGCTTTATAAACTGTTTTTTTATTTTGGGCATAAGATTCTTCAGCCAGTTTTGCATCTTCCTTTTGCTTCACTAGCCATGAGGGTTCTAGATCCTCTTCAAACTCATCTGTATCAACTGTATATTTATCCATTTGAGTGAAAAATTGTAGAGATTATTATAAAAATATCTCTATTGCTCTTTCTAAATCTTCTTTCGTATCGATTCCAAACCCTGTTGAAGCAACTTTTACCATTGTTATCTTTTTACCGTGATAAATAGCGCGTAGTTGTTCAAGTTTTTCTATGTCTTCGATCGGTGCATCACCTAAAGAACAAAACTCTTTTAAACTTTTTTTAGAAAATCCGTAGATCCCGATATGGCCAAAATATTGTGCCCCTCCGCCTGCATTATATGGAATTTTTGCTCGTGAGAAATAGATAGCGTTGTGATTTGCATCCAGAACAACTTTTACAAGGTTAGGATCTTGGGCCGCTTCATCATTGATAGCGTTGTAACAACTCCCCATGATAAAATCTTCACCGTTTTCTTGAAGAGATTTGAGTCGTTTTTGTAAAGACTCCACAACATCAGTTTCAATAAAAGGTTCATCGGCTTGTACATTAATGATAAGTTCATCATCGTCAAGATCTAAAAGAGTTGCACACTCATGGATTCTGTCTGTTCCGCTTTTATGTGTAGTAGATGTAAGCATCGCTTCTACGCCGTGTTCTTTACATATCTCCACTATCTTTTCATCGTCTGCAGCAACTACGACTCTATCTAGCTGGGCAACCCTTTTTGCCGTTCTTACA encodes:
- a CDS encoding iron-containing alcohol dehydrogenase; its protein translation is MNDFTYYNPTKIEFGKGKEKKIGTYIKEAGYDSVLLVYGTGSIKKGTLYDDTIASLKEAGVTFEEFGGIVSNPVLSKVQEGVKIAKEKKVQAVLGVGGGSVADSVKAIAAGAKYDGDVWDFFIQKAQITEALPVFTVMTLAATASEMNGNSVITKEDTQQKYSISSVLVNPVVSVINPELMATVSKDYLAYSAVDAIAHTIEVYFTATSHPNFNSRIVEAIIKTIMETTEILIENPNDYEARGEFAWAATQALNGLTPAGTHGGNFPNHMIEHALSALYNVPHGAGLSVVIPAWMKWYKEKNISQFERFAKEVFDLKDADAGITALESWFEKIGSPVTLKQAGIPEEGIAEIADNAAELAALWGIGELYNSETIAEILKKA
- a CDS encoding RrF2 family transcriptional regulator; its protein translation is MLITKASEYAILSLIVLSSAKEPMDSESLSRELAISKSFLAKILQSLAKAGILKSYKGVNGGFSLNKDPQEINMLDVLSNVESKAPAVFDCSPSEKDCPSDRADVCSIWPFLNKLQIKIDDFLKNLTLADILKD
- the rpsO gene encoding 30S ribosomal protein S15, whose protein sequence is MALDSAKKAEIIAKYGRNENDTGSSEVQIALLTTRIAELTEHLKVFKKDHASRLGLLKLVGQRRRLMKYFKRTNKDGYQALVESLGIRDNI
- the kdsB gene encoding 3-deoxy-manno-octulosonate cytidylyltransferase, which encodes MIIIPARLASTRFPKKVIVDIGGLPMVVRTAKRVAQLDRVVVAADDEKIVEICKEHGVEAMLTSTTHKSGTDRIHECATLLDLDDDELIINVQADEPFIETDVVESLQKRLKSLQENGEDFIMGSCYNAINDEAAQDPNLVKVVLDANHNAIYFSRAKIPYNAGGGAQYFGHIGIYGFSKKSLKEFCSLGDAPIEDIEKLEQLRAIYHGKKITMVKVASTGFGIDTKEDLERAIEIFL